Genomic window (Nymphaea colorata isolate Beijing-Zhang1983 chromosome 1, ASM883128v2, whole genome shotgun sequence):
TCTGAATTTTCTGAATTATGGGTAGATCTACACCTCCTAATATTATATATGGGGTTATTGGAGTCTAGAAAACAATATTTCTTGGGTTTATATCTTAATATTTTGCCCAACTTTGTGCTGAATCAGATGATCATGTTAAGAAAGGACGATACTACCGTAGTAAATTATTTAACATGGTTTAACTCGAATGTCTGGACTCTATGATTGGTTTTGATTATAGTCCTCCCAACattcatttttctaaaggaTAAATTAGGAGATTCTTCACCATATAGATTTTTTAATGCTATTTCATAAAAAAGTTAGTAGACTTTTCAAATAAAACTGTGATTTGGAGATCCAATTTACATGTGTAGGACGCAGGATtcgtatgaaaaaaaaaagaagaagttgtTTCTCTGTCTCTGATCACTAGTAAGTTTGTATTTCTCTTATCTGACATGACCAATAAGAATTTCAATTCCACCGAAGATCCAAAACATGAATGCCATACTTCACATATTACAGCATATAAAGTGTATATTGCTCTCTCTCCGTTCGTGATCCGTTTCATGATATATAATTCTTATCATTAACTGAGATTTGCATATGTTTAATTTGTATCCAATTTAGATTTTAGCTACATTCAGATGCCATAGATTAAGTCATTCACATCAatactcataaaaaaaaagaaaaacaagttatatCCTTCTGCATAGATTGTGACGTCCCACTGTATTATAAGTTCCTGTTTCTGCATGGGATTCCTTCTGATGATCAGCCCTCCAATCTTATCGTTGTAATTTAAAGTTGTAGTCACGATTGATCATTGTGAATCAACCACTTGTTTGAATATTAAATAGTTTTAGCTATTGTTTATCAATTATTATATATGAATGAACCATTTTATCGGTATAATTGCCGAAAATAGCTGTATTTAACTCAAATTACAACTAGCTTGTTTTTTCTAGAGAAAACGAAGGAACAGGAGCATGAACCCCTAAGAGACAAGAAATTTTACATCTCAATTAAAGAAACTAAAATGGAAAACCTAGTctaccaatctttttttttgtcagaaaatgaaaaatttaattCGATTAGGATAGATCTGTGTTGTAGAGGCCGAATTTAAGATAAAAATACTAAGGGGGGAGGACGAAAATGACAAGGCATGAAATAATTTATTAtacattattttaaaaatgttatcTATTTGGGATTATTTTATTGAAGTAGTCTAGGAAGGTGGAGCAGTCGGACGCGGGATCACGGGTTCTTGTTTCTAAAGCTTCAGattctctcacacacatactCACATTATCGCACGTGCGACCATTCTCATCCTCATTAATTTCTTGCATAATTTACGTTCATATGAATACTAACTAATTGTACAATTTGTTTAAATTCCATATTCAATGTAGAGGGATGTGTGTCGGCCGGTATTAGACGTTTTTGTTGTTGTAACAATTATgattaatatacatatacagtAAATGATGAAACCTGTTTCAACATGGAATTGAAATTTCaggttaatttctttttcttcttatgatTAACCAATGATGAATTATATGACCGTTAACAGCTAGTGTATCGGAAGATAGATTGGAGTATTATTGAACGCAAGATTATTATATTATGCTTGTAAAAGCATAAAAAGCGTAACATATGTCATAACAGAGAAGTGGGTTTTTCTGCAACGAAGAAAGCGATCTTCCTACTTTTGCTTCgatcttccttttctttaacAAAAGCCAACGGCTTCTGGCTTTCGAAATGCGCTCCCCAAAAAGCCAGTTCTCTTTTCAATAAGACTCTatattaatttctcttttcccttcctCGCTAGAAATAACTCCGGAGATCAGCAGGGCGTGCCGCCCCATTTCTGGTACCAAGTTGGCGCATCGGGGGCATCCGTTTCCACAGGTGACATCATGAGCTTCGCCGGTCGTCCGTGACCGGAACCCACCGGGCCGGCGAGTAGAGACGGGGATAATAACTCACGGTCTCGACTCGACGTACAGTGTCGACTGCACGCGTAGGCTTGATAATTAATATTGCAAGCAGCGATGGCCCCTCCTGCTATAGCAATTACAGacaaagataataaaataatttggTGGAGAAAATCTTCAATGTTGTTCTCTACTCGAAATACCTCACCTCTGATTTTCCTTCCAACTTTTTACAGCTCCCCATCTGCCtttattttgtgttttcttcAAGATTTAATCAGACTTAATTAGTTCTGTTCTTAAAGCAGAAGATCAGAAGCCGTATCGCTTTCCTGTCTCATACTGGCTACAAACCGGTTAGAGGCTTAAAGATTTAAGCATCTTTTAGCTGTCGACAAACCACCACTTTTGGCTTTTTTACAGAGCTCTGTATACGTTTCAGGCTCAAGTAACTCTGTTTTTAACTTTGAATGATTGAGTGGGACCCCCGCCATGTGCAAATAACTTCATCTGCTTGATATCATATATAATAGAGTTTCGATAAGAACGGAGCACTATATAAATCAATTAAATCTTTTTGATATTCACGTTTTCTGTCTTTTATTTATATCAAAGATGGAATTTGTGTATAAGAAACTTTCTTTGgtgaaaacaaaagagaacatAACTAAGAAGACAGAATGCGTGTAAAGAACTTCTATACTTTGGTATGAGCAGAAAATGCTACCAACATTATGCTGCAAAAGTTAGGGAGCAGAGAGAGTAATACCCCCATGAGAACGCAAAGACTTTGTGATAAATCATTGTGATGGTGATGCAAGAATGACAAGTGTGGTCTGAAAAGATATAGAGCAGGAAAAGCTGAACCAAGAAGGGAGTTGTTTTTTCACCGCGCGATGACACACGTACGAAGAAACAGAGAGGAGCACAGAAAAGGCTGTAAATCAAGGCCGTTATTATTCTCtccaaatcaataaaaaatcatgaatctCTTTTCTTTCAAGTAACATTAATcgagaaaaaggaggaagagaacATAAAGTTAGAGAGAAAATAAGCGAAGGAAAAGACAGAAAATGAGACGTCAGAGTAAGCCCTGTGGGGAGGAGGGGGGGCATAGGGAGAGAAAGAATAGTAGAGGATATTGAACGGGTGGACGATTACGGGGTTTTTCTCATCCACAtctcctcttccttccctctctctcctttgcGTTTCCTTCCCCGCAGAACCAAAGTATTTTTATGATGTGGGTGTCGGCCGTCTCTGGCCTTTTTTATTGACTGGCCTTGCATtagtgcagagagagagagagagagagagagaaagagagagagagagaaagagagaaagggagagattcAAATATGGCGGCTAGcagtctttcttcttctcttctctcactGAGACACAGGGCCCCATGAGAGGGTGCAGGTTCATTTACCAAGTATGGAAGTTTTTGAGTTTCATATATTGAAAAGCTCCTTTTGAGGCCCtcctctttgattttttttgcacAGCATGAAGTATAGGGACTAGTTAATTAgacaaacagagagagaaagaaagagaggagttTTTGTGGCGGTTCGAGTTGCTGAGGTACAAGGAGATACTATTTCCAGCTTatgagaaaaaattgtttggctTGAAGACTGGTAGAGTAGTATATGCAATGATGAACTTCTATTGGCTTCTGGACTCATGATGACTGTCCTCTTCTTGGATCTAGTGAGAATAGATTCAGCTGTGTATGAGTGTCTTCTGCTGAGCTTTGGGAATCTCTGTTGATGTCTGCTGCTTGACTGCCGATTCATTAGAAATTTTTCTGGCCAAGAAACAGTGTCAGGAAATCATGAGAAGGAGTCCCAATATTGCTCTTGCTTGGGTAACTCTTGCAGTCATCTATTTCCTCTCTGTGTGGCGTGGCAGTTGAAGTATtgcttgatatatatatatatatatatatatatatatctgatttgggTCATACTTCACCATTTTGCgccaaaagaaaatgtcaaatttaACTTCAGCTTCTGGTGAGGCCAGTGTTTCCACAGGCAACGCAGGTGACAAAGGAAACTTGTACCAGTCCTTTGGTTCGACAAATCCAGCTCcagtgaagaagaagagaaacctCCCAGGCAATCCAGGTCAgctgaaatataatttatttttcttctctcacAATCGAAGAATGAAAGGTTCCTATCCAagctttttcctttccttctcttttacTATCCCCTTTCTGATCCTTTTTTGTTCCTTGAATATTTTGTTCAGACCCAGATGCAGAAGTGATAGCTCTATCGCCCAAGACCCTCCTGGCCACAAACCGATTTGTGTGCGAGATTTGCAACAAGGGATTTCAAAGGGATCAAAACCTTCAGCTCCACAGAAGAGGGCATAATCTCCCATGGAAGCTCAAGCAAAGGACAAGCAAAGAGGTAAAAAAGAAGGTTTACATATGCCCAGAGCCTTCATGTGTTCACCATGACCCTTCAAGGGCACTTGGGGACCTCACAGGCATCAAGAAACACTTCTGCAGGAAGCATGGCGAGAAAAAGTGGAAATGTGAGAAGTGCTCAAAGAAGTATGCAGTCCAGTCTGACTGGAAGGCTCACTCCAAAACTTGTGGCACTAGGGAGTACAGATGTGATTGTGGAACCCTCTTCTCAAGGTAAGATCAATAAATATATGCACCCAAAATCTCTTGCTTCTCCTTACTTTGTTTTGTTCTACTCCCCAACTTCAATCTGTCCTTTTAAAATTATCATTCCTTCATAGACAGTCCATGCTGGTAGCAATTATTGCAATTCTCTTACCCATTCTGCAACTAGAAGTTAATTCACACATTTATGCTGAAACCATGTCTTAAAGCAAGCTGTGTCGGTAAACAGTTTAATGAATTAACCATAGTAAAAACTAAGAACAGGCGTCCTTTTCCAGGAGGGACAGTTTCATCACCCACAGAGCCTTTTGTGATGCATTAGCAGAAGAGAGTGCAAAGGCGACACCAGTGCCAATGAATACGCTCCTATCAAACCAGGCCACGGCCTCCACCACAATAGGACATGGACCTGCAGGTCTGCCTCTTGTAGGGCCATCCTCATCATCCGCACTGCAAACTCAATTCCCGCTTGACCTCCAATCGTCGGGACTAACCCTAAAGAGAGATGATCAGGACCTCAGCGTCAGACCAGATGTTCCTTTGTGGTTAGCAGCAGGAGAATCATCTAGCATGAGCCAGCAGGAGATGCCTTCTACGCTATTCCCGGCACGCTTGAGCCACGAGTACGCTAGTCCCCATGCTCAACTCAGTCAAGAGCCTAGGGTCCCATCTAACACTGTGCAGATGTCAGCTACTGCATTATTGCAGAAGGCAGCTCAGATGGGTGCAACAGTGAGCAAGCCTTCATCGACTCTACGAGCCCCTATCCACATCTCCACTGCAATGCCGCCCGCTAATTCTGGTTTCGGATTGGGACTCGATTCTTGGCAAGAAACTCCAGGATCTTCAGCTGCTGTGAGTCGCAGCCCTACTGTAGAAGCACCAAGCGTGCAGGAGATGATGAATTCATTACCGGGCCCTGGCTTTGGGCCCTTTGAGGAGGCATTCGGTGGGATGCTGGGTtcaagaagggaagaagaaggaagaaatgaTGGGTTCACAAGGGATTTCTTGGGTGTCGGTGAGCCTTCCGGGGTTTCTGGTTTTAGGGGTCTTTCACATAAGGATATACTGAGCATCGCTAGTATGGGTCAGTATATTAACCCTCCGTTTGATGGAAGTGCAGTGGCAACGAGCGACCCATGTCTGGAAAATGGCAGCGCATCCACTGCCCACTTCGCCAATCGAAGACCATGGTAAGGTTTATCACCAAGGaatctccttttttctttgcctGTGATTTGAACACAGACAAAAGGCTGGACAAGTCTTCTCTCAGTCTCagccctcttcttcttcttcttgtctttattttgcatctttatgtttcttactttcttcttttcctgtgTCTCCCAAAGGGAGGGtactcttttctttcatttttatcttcttcACCTGTTACTGTATCGCATAGCTAGTGCTGGTAGTAGATCTCTCCTTTGGCTCTTGATTTGTTGTACTCAATTTGGATAATAATAAGAGATTCTTTTATGCATTTATGTATCTTATTCACTGTCTTCTGCCCCATTTTGGGATATGTACCTGCATGGTGGCCTCTTGTGAAGGAGGAGCAGACGTGGGGATCTTCAGCCTCTTAACAACCTAATAAGAACAAGAGGGAAATCCGACCTGTTTTCCTTTTGTCATTATCTGGTTGGATATTTGTTTTCCACAATTCTGCAAATCTTTCTTCGTTCACACTCATTCATCGATGCTACCACCATGTCCTCATTCTTTGGCCCAGTAACATCTCGAACAGTTTTGACCATATCTTTCCTTTTCGATTATTTGGACAAAAATCTTGCATCATAATTAAtatgtgtgtgaaagagagagaatgcgTGCGATATATGTTATATATCGTTAAGTAGATTTCGTATGAAAGTTATATACTTATATTTGCCATACAGATGAATTAATAAATTGGAATACGTAAGAACGTTTTATCTAGGCGATATTATATATGCACTTTGAACTCGAAAGTAATAGGACAACTTTCCGCCACTGCTTTATAAGCAAGAGAATGTTATGTCATGCATTGTATTATTCTGGGATAAGCTTGTACTGTAGACCTGCCCATTAAAAGACATATgtagaacaataaaaaagtgGGTTCTCCTTGAAACTTGATGTGGCATGAGAACTACCTCCCAGGTGATGTGAAGCTCATATAATGACAAAATACATGTAGTGCAATAAATGGTTGCACTAACTGTATATATGACAGTGCAGTGGAAGTGCAGCTTTATCTTAGAAGAAGCCTCTCCGACATAGGCATGCATCGTACCCGCAAGAGATTCTTATAATGTCAGACAAACTTAtacgaaattaaaatttttgaaacatttcaTGTGGTCATATGCTTATGTTAAGGTAAATTCTCCAAGTAAAACAATTCATAATGTAGGAGCACGTTCATTTTTCTAAACTTCGTGTAAGTAACACAAGTTTTGTTACATCCACACATGTACGTaagtatacatatatgcatatatacttgaGTTGTTGAGAACTTTGAGTAAACTGATATAATGGTAAGTACAAAAGTATCCAGATTTTGATGGTGCAACATATTATAGCCACgccaaaaattttgaatttctttcatttgaacaCCCGATCTCCTGTACATGATTCATGCATATTAATggaagaaattcaaatttttgagtgCGCTCACAACCGCGTCAAAAGTTTGTCTGTTTCTAAAGTTTCCGACTTTATGTACatcaaagaaaatgcaaaaaattgaaCACCCCATTAACTGTACTTTGTTTCATAATGATGTTTTTATAACAATAAAGCAGAAATTTTTGTTCTATGAATATGATTGCGATgcaacatatatgtatatataacttaTCTAAGAGTGCAAAACTCCCTCAAGATTTACGAAAACACACTGTTAGGAGCATTTACGTTTTATCTTTGCTACAACTATCAATTGACAGGGTCTCAGGCAATATATAATAGGTTTCCTTGTTTGCCTAGGTCGACATTCAACCCATGAAGGTTCGCTCTGATACGATATGGACATGGCACTGTAAAAGAATTTGGTGCAGCCATGCTTTGGATGCATGACATATCAAGTTAATAAAGACAAATCACATAAGTACGAATGAAGCATGTATCTGATGATGTGAAGGAGTTGGAGACACAGTTTTAATCTGATCATAGATTATTCGTCCCTTTAACATCTGCCGCTGTATCAACAAAATCAGATGTCGACGTAATACCATGCAATTGACAACTTGCTCAAATTGTTCATATACTATGTGAAATGAACTATTTGGGTTCTGCAGGGAATTAATGCAATCTGCCTCAATCATTCACCAACGCCTTCAACAATGAGATTAGACCATCAATATGGCCCCCACTAGAGCagattttatatttgaatattgAAGTTGCAATTCGAAATTGTTCTAATAAATTGAAGCTTAGATAGGAGTCGTTGTCTGCACAAAAATATATAGTGTGGTCGATAGATAAGCATCCCCCACCTAACTCCAATTATTGTATAGTGTTTTGTATTCACTTTCGGTGAGAGTATCTTTCACACTAGAGTACCTTGTCTAGTGGTAGATGTAAGCCTTGAAAGCTGACCCGAGCTTCTGAATCCAATGTAGtgcagctatatatatatatatatatatatatatcaaactgtttgcttttttttaatcGTAAAAATAGAGATAGCTGCTTGGTGCTGTTGATGGTACCATACTATCTCGTGCAAACTCGAACTGTCCTGCTCAGTGATTGAGCTCCTCACAATTTCGCAAAGGAATTTGTCTTGGAAAAGGAATGTGCCGACCAACcatcttgctctctctctctctctcttttcttaccGAGCAACTTGTGTAAGCACAAAAGTGCCCCAGTTTGTTAGATGTTCTTCGAAAGTTGGGGACGCCATGAACAGCAAGAAAGTTTCAAAGTATTAGATTTGTCTTTCAATGAGGAGTTTACCTCCTACCCTTCGTAGCTATGATTTATAATCTGCTGTTAACTAATAAGGATGCTAAGCGTGAATTGTTCTGCAAGACTTTTGTTTGTTCCTTGTCGATCTTCAAAACTTCGCTTAGTATTAAGAGACTGAGAGACAGCGAGAACAAAGCTAATGAAACTATGGTTACCAAAAGAGGCGGTAAATTGCCGTAAAAGAGATTAAAAACATTGAGAGCAAGACCAGTGTAAAACTAATTATGCATCTTCCTCAGGCACCAACTGAAGGAAGATAGATTTgaacaatttaaaattaaaaaactgaagatTTTCAAGGTTTTGGTATCTCGTTCTCGCGTGGTCATCCCAGGACGCCTGGCTGCTGCATGCTCTGACCCCTCAGTGATCTTCTCCAGACAAAATacacgtgagagagagagaagagtaaTACCATTCTCCCAATGACTGTATGTCAACGGGTtggccaagaaaaaaaaaaaattcagactcGTCAGCGTAACCTTCTCTCACAGCTTttgcctccctctctctctcgctttctgaGAAACAATTCAgccacagaaaaagaaaaagatgaaggagataagaaaatgaaagaaattgtaGAGAGAAGTGATCACGGATTCACTGGacaaaaagcaagaagaaaaaggctgGCGACGTGGGGCATGCGGTCTCCAGAGCCCTCGTGATCACTgccacctccctctctctctctgtctctccgtCCAAGTCGAGACGTAACTGGATCGGGGGTTTGCTTTACCCATTCAGTTTCCGATTCATTTCAAAGACAactcatatttgatttttgggGTGCAGTTCGCTAGCAGAATTTGAGTTCGACTGCAATATCTTGTTTGggactagaaaaaaaaatcaatatagtTCGATTACATATGAGATGCTGAAATTGTCACATCCATACATCTCACGTAATCAGTTTGTTTCATATACTGCTTCTTCCGCATCTATTCATCCAGATATCTCATACACGCACTCCGATAATCCATTGAATGGATAGTCACAGGAACTCAATAAGCCattatacatgtatgtatatgtagaACTTTATACTCTCATTTCCATTTTGATTGCATGAACTTCTATAGAAGATAAATCTATCCCgaattcataatttttcttgtcaaaatGGCGGCTTTGGTTTTTCAAAGTTaccaaaaatataaaaggatggttgaaagaaaaatctataaactaatgttatatgacaaaaatgtctatcactcttttttctttgtttcttttagctatccatcatgttggattgAATTGAATGACTCTAATTAGATGGTTGGGACACTAGAAAAAACTAAAGTCACCGCTCAATTTTCTATAAACATgtatatgcaaagaaaaaaagagatccCATCTATCTCAATTCCATGACAAAGAAAAGTAGAACCATAGGAATGAACAAGAAGCACACCTTTATCTTCCCCTTCCCTTTTCTTCAGTGTCctcctctcactctctttcttctttcaactTCTAAACCACCAAAGGAAAGGAGGCCGAAGAAAGTTTTCATTCGGCCTACCTTTTACTTCTATTTGTCGGAAaaaataaacttcattttttgtgactttttGAGTTTTTGTGAGGACGGACTTGCTGCTTAATACAAAGCccaggggtattttggtcatttcattACTCAGACACAAAACCTATTGGCATAAATATTTGATGTATATCGTATCTGTAAGAAATGATTAGTTTAAAATGGATTTACAGGTTTAATCTACCTTCTTATAgccaataaaaattttcaaggttCCCCATAAGAATCCGAAACTGAAACTGAAGATCGACATATTCAGGTTTTGTAGGGATGGATCGGTGGTTCAAGCTAAATTGATCAACGTGAATGTCACATATTGAATTTCCAGCATCTAATTAAACCATTAGCAAGGGAGAAAGAACATTCGAATTGCCAGGAAACAAGCAAGAGATCAATGGTTTCCAAATGGATTTTCCCTGAAAATTTGATCGATTTGGAGCGATTCCGTGGTTTAGTTTTCCTTCAAACACATGTCTAGCTAACAGTGAGGTTTAAGAAAAAATTCAGAACGAAGATCAAAATCAAGCTAAAGAGCAGGATTCCATTTGGGCAGGTCGGCTTTTGCTAGCTAATTTATGTCTTCGACTTTCAGATCTTTGGGATACCTTTTCCTAGTGATTTGGGCAACtatttctctttaaaaaatCATTCTACGATAGTCTAGCtctgaataatttattttcccCGACGATGGGAAATAATGCTTTTGGCACTTTAAAAGAATATTAGGTATTTTTGACTTTAAATGCCACAAAAGTCTTGAGTATACATAAGGAGATTTGACGATTTAAGTGCTCATTCTTGTTAATTAATCAATCATGTAGACTGCACCTTCATAATTAAgaattatttttcttccataTGTCACAGCCGTATCAAAAGCCGCCAATTGATCAAACAACTGGGGTTTTAATCGACTTGGATAGCAGGAACTACATATGTTTGGCTACTTTGAAGAAAGAGTTCTATTTCATTGATCCAAGGTCTAACTATGTACTCATCTTGGGGACGCAATCTTCATTTATAATCTGATCAGTCCTCCATGATCACATGTTTCCCTTTTAAGAATTCATGGATAAATAGCTAGGAAGGagggtaggatgaaatacttctcaTGCATCCAACAAatagttaagaaaaaagaatttgaaCAAGCTATCCTGGCAGTAGCATATGGAGActtacaaaattttcatttattgtatTCCCGAGGTGTCCGCAACATGGTTGTGCCAGTGTAGAAGGTGAATTGATGGTTCAAATCCTGCTCTTTATGAAACTCAATGTGTGATAAGATGGACTGGAAGCAAAAGAATCGGCTTTTGATCTTCGAGTGAACCAGGTGCAGAgccagaaatatttttctatagAGCACTAagtatatagttaacaaattttcaattgaccatGGGACAATGAATTGAATCTCGTGGGGATATCTCAAATAACTGAACCCAAGTTCATGCAAGTTTCAACACTAATTCATGGTTTCAAAGAGTGGGCTCTGTGGGGGCAACTCCACCCATTCTGTAATTCAAAGTTCTTTTTACTGTTACGTTTACACATGAAGTTGAACTTTTTAGGATAAGTAAAAGCTCTAACTTGACCTTCATGTTTAAGGGAGTCGAagaacaatgaaaattttagcaACATACCCAATGTTTGTTATGTAACAACAACACGCTTAAGTTTGAACTTTCCAAGAAACCACAACCTAACCACACAATTAGCACTTAGCATGCATGTTCTTTTGCTATTCCCTAAAAACTTAAGTACGCTGTTCCAACAATTCTCAACGAGAAATTATCAAATACCTTGTGAGAATGCTATATGCATCTCTACGATATTgagcacttttttttcttatatactACCAAATATCTCAAGGGGAGTTTGATATATCTAGAATCATGGAatttttagaatcaaaatactCGCTTTTTAAGAAATTAACGAACAAGATATTTTGTTTCtgaaattaagaaactttaaagATGGAGTTTTGATTCCATTTCAGTTTGGAGAGATCAAACTATGATTCcgaaattttcattcttgaatcaaaatgccaaaccatcaaacgccccaTCAAGTTCTTAGATCATTGAAAGGaataatattttggattttatagTTACATATCATCCACCGTCTGGCAAaccccaaagaaaaaaaaatccattgaTAACCAAATCCTACACTCCACAGCATCTATCTCCTTATTTCTGAAAAGGAATCTGAAAAAATCTTTGCCCTTGGACCAAGTAAAAGAAACTTCAAAAGATAATCTCTTGGCCCCGAAGTCAAGGAGAAATCTATTCCTAGCCATCCACAGTTGCCAGATGATCCAATGAAAAGACCATCCCTCCAGCACTTAGCAGTCCTTTTCATATCTGCAAGCAAACCATGTCTTCATTTCttgaatgaaagaagaaatgagatCAACCTCTGGTATTATATGCATGGTTGAGCCTGCACACTATTTGTGAAGATCACTTTCagtgtggatttaagatcaatcTCAAAACTTAGACAAGAGGCAGTCAAATGCCCCTTTAAACTGTTCTAACAATGTTTGAGAGcagatttttcaaaagatttaaaTTCAGGTAACTTAAAGGGGCATTTGATAATAGAAACATTATGTTGGAATCTTTTATAAATCTACCTTGa
Coding sequences:
- the LOC116245752 gene encoding zinc finger protein GAI-ASSOCIATED FACTOR 1-like — encoded protein: MSNLTSASGEASVSTGNAGDKGNLYQSFGSTNPAPVKKKRNLPGNPDPDAEVIALSPKTLLATNRFVCEICNKGFQRDQNLQLHRRGHNLPWKLKQRTSKEVKKKVYICPEPSCVHHDPSRALGDLTGIKKHFCRKHGEKKWKCEKCSKKYAVQSDWKAHSKTCGTREYRCDCGTLFSRRDSFITHRAFCDALAEESAKATPVPMNTLLSNQATASTTIGHGPAGLPLVGPSSSSALQTQFPLDLQSSGLTLKRDDQDLSVRPDVPLWLAAGESSSMSQQEMPSTLFPARLSHEYASPHAQLSQEPRVPSNTVQMSATALLQKAAQMGATVSKPSSTLRAPIHISTAMPPANSGFGLGLDSWQETPGSSAAVSRSPTVEAPSVQEMMNSLPGPGFGPFEEAFGGMLGSRREEEGRNDGFTRDFLGVGEPSGVSGFRGLSHKDILSIASMGQYINPPFDGSAVATSDPCLENGSASTAHFANRRPW